A stretch of the Clavibacter sp. B3I6 genome encodes the following:
- the rpsJ gene encoding 30S ribosomal protein S10, which yields MAGQKIRIRLKSYDHSVIDSSARKIVDTVTRAGATVVGPVPLPTEKNVICVIRSPHKYKDSREHFEMRTHKRLIDIVDPTPKAVDSLMRLDLPADVNIEIKL from the coding sequence ATGGCGGGACAGAAGATCCGCATCCGACTTAAGTCGTACGACCACTCGGTCATCGACTCCTCGGCCCGGAAGATCGTCGACACGGTGACCCGCGCGGGCGCCACGGTCGTCGGCCCGGTGCCGCTGCCCACGGAGAAGAACGTGATCTGCGTGATCCGTTCCCCCCACAAGTACAAGGACAGCCGCGAGCACTTCGAGATGCGCACGCACAAGCGTCTGATCGACATCGTCGACCCGACGCCGAAGGCGGTCGACTCGCTCATGCGACTCGACCTCCCGGCCGACGTCAACATCGAGATCAAGCTCTAA
- the fusA gene encoding elongation factor G produces MAQDVLTDLNKVRNIGIMAHIDAGKTTTTERILYYTGITHKIGEVHDGAATMDWMAQEQERGITITSAATTCFWNKNQINIIDTPGHVDFTVEVERSLRVLDGAVAVFDGKEGVEPQSETVWRQADKYDVPRICFVNKMDKLGADFYFTVDTIINRLGAKPLVIQLPIGAESSFEGVIDLVEMRALTWRGDSKGDVELGAKYDIEEIPADLQDKADEYRAKLLETVAETDDALLEKYFGGEELTVAEIKAAIRKLTVNSEIYPVLCGSAFKNRGVQPMLDAVIDYLPSPLDVPPMEGHDVRDEEKIIIRKPDSTEPFSALAFKVAVHPFFGRLTYVRVYSGHIASGAQVINSTKGKKERIGKIFQMHSNKENPVDSVTAGHIYAVIGLKDTTTGDTLCDPTDQIVLESMTFPEPVIEVAIEPKTKADQEKLGLAIQKLAEEDPTFRTEHNQETGQTVIKGMGELHLDILVDRMKREFNVEANVGKPQVAYRETIRGTVDKHDFTHKKQTGGSGQFAKIQIKIEPMEVTAEKTYEFDNKVTGGRVPREYIPSVDAGIQDALQVGVLAGYPMVGVKATLLDGAAHDVDSSEMAFKIAGSMAFKEAARKAKPVLLEPLMAVEVRTPEEYMGDVIGDLNSRRGQIQAMEDASGVKVITANVPLSEMFGYVGDLRSKTSGRAVYSMSFGSYAEVPKAVADEIVQKNKGE; encoded by the coding sequence GTGGCACAGGACGTGCTCACCGACCTGAACAAGGTCCGCAACATCGGCATCATGGCTCACATCGATGCCGGCAAGACCACCACCACCGAGCGCATCCTGTACTACACGGGCATCACTCACAAGATCGGCGAGGTCCACGACGGCGCCGCCACGATGGACTGGATGGCCCAGGAGCAGGAGCGCGGCATCACGATCACGTCCGCCGCGACGACGTGCTTCTGGAACAAGAACCAGATCAACATCATCGACACCCCCGGGCACGTCGACTTCACCGTCGAGGTGGAGCGCTCGCTCCGCGTCCTCGACGGCGCGGTCGCCGTGTTCGACGGCAAGGAGGGCGTCGAGCCCCAGTCCGAGACGGTGTGGCGCCAGGCCGACAAGTACGACGTCCCGCGCATCTGCTTCGTCAACAAGATGGACAAGCTCGGTGCCGACTTCTACTTCACGGTCGACACGATCATCAACCGCCTCGGCGCGAAGCCGCTGGTCATCCAGCTGCCCATCGGCGCCGAGAGCAGCTTCGAGGGCGTCATCGACCTCGTCGAGATGCGCGCGCTGACCTGGCGCGGCGACTCCAAGGGAGACGTCGAGCTCGGTGCGAAGTACGACATCGAGGAGATCCCCGCGGACCTCCAGGACAAGGCGGACGAGTACCGGGCCAAGCTGCTCGAGACCGTCGCCGAGACCGACGACGCGCTGCTCGAGAAGTACTTCGGCGGCGAGGAGCTGACGGTGGCGGAGATCAAGGCCGCCATCCGCAAGCTCACCGTCAACAGCGAGATCTACCCCGTGCTGTGCGGCTCCGCGTTCAAGAACCGCGGCGTCCAGCCGATGCTCGACGCGGTGATCGACTACCTCCCCAGCCCGCTCGACGTGCCCCCCATGGAGGGCCACGACGTGCGCGACGAGGAGAAGATCATCATCCGCAAGCCCGACTCGACGGAGCCGTTCTCGGCCCTCGCGTTCAAGGTCGCGGTGCACCCGTTCTTCGGTCGCCTCACGTACGTCCGGGTCTACTCGGGCCACATCGCGAGCGGCGCCCAGGTCATCAACTCGACCAAGGGCAAGAAGGAGCGCATTGGGAAGATCTTCCAGATGCACTCCAACAAGGAGAACCCGGTCGACTCGGTGACCGCCGGTCACATCTACGCGGTCATCGGCCTCAAGGACACGACCACGGGCGACACGCTCTGCGACCCGACGGACCAGATCGTCCTCGAGTCCATGACGTTCCCCGAGCCCGTCATCGAGGTCGCGATCGAGCCGAAGACGAAGGCCGACCAGGAGAAGCTGGGTCTCGCGATCCAGAAGCTCGCTGAGGAGGACCCGACCTTCCGCACGGAGCACAACCAGGAGACCGGCCAGACGGTCATCAAGGGCATGGGCGAGCTCCACCTCGACATCCTGGTCGACCGCATGAAGCGCGAGTTCAACGTCGAGGCGAACGTCGGCAAGCCGCAGGTCGCGTACCGCGAGACCATCCGCGGCACCGTCGACAAGCACGACTTCACCCACAAGAAGCAGACGGGTGGATCGGGCCAGTTCGCGAAGATCCAGATCAAGATCGAGCCCATGGAGGTGACCGCGGAGAAGACCTACGAGTTCGACAACAAGGTCACCGGCGGTCGCGTCCCGCGGGAGTACATCCCCTCGGTCGACGCGGGCATCCAGGACGCGCTCCAGGTCGGCGTCCTCGCGGGCTACCCCATGGTCGGCGTCAAGGCGACCCTGCTCGACGGCGCGGCGCACGACGTCGACTCCTCGGAGATGGCGTTCAAGATCGCCGGCTCCATGGCGTTCAAGGAGGCGGCCCGCAAGGCGAAGCCCGTCCTCCTCGAGCCGCTCATGGCCGTCGAGGTGCGCACGCCCGAGGAGTACATGGGCGACGTCATCGGCGACCTCAACTCCCGCCGCGGCCAGATCCAGGCCATGGAGGACGCGAGCGGCGTCAAGGTCATCACGGCGAACGTCCCCCTGTCGGAGATGTTCGGCTACGTCGGCGACCTGAGGAGCAAGACCTCCGGCCGCGCGGTGTACTCGATGAGCTTCGGCAGCTACGCCGAGGTCCCGAAGGCCGTGGCCGACGAGATCGTCCAGAAGAACAAGGGCGAGTAG
- the rplD gene encoding 50S ribosomal protein L4 produces MATDTQLDVLDATGAVTGSVDLPTSIFDVQTNVPLIHQVVVAQLAAARQGTHKTKGRGEVSGAGRKPFKQKGTGRARQGSIRAPQMTGGGIVHGPTPRNYSQRTPKKMIAAALLGALSDRARGARLHVIESLSAGDVPSTKTVVALLDGIATSKHVLIVLERTDEVSLRSVRNIPTVHVLSYDQLNAYDVLVSDDIVFTKGAFDAFVESKTAKEEVAA; encoded by the coding sequence ATGGCTACCGACACCCAGCTCGACGTCCTCGACGCGACCGGTGCAGTCACCGGCTCCGTCGACCTGCCCACGTCGATCTTCGACGTGCAGACCAACGTCCCGCTCATCCACCAGGTCGTCGTCGCCCAGCTCGCCGCGGCGCGCCAGGGAACGCACAAGACCAAGGGCCGCGGCGAGGTCTCCGGCGCCGGCCGCAAGCCGTTCAAGCAGAAGGGCACCGGCCGCGCCCGTCAGGGTTCCATCCGCGCGCCCCAGATGACCGGCGGTGGCATCGTCCACGGACCGACGCCCCGCAACTACTCGCAGCGCACCCCCAAGAAGATGATCGCCGCGGCTCTGCTCGGCGCGCTCTCCGACCGCGCGCGCGGCGCCCGCCTCCACGTCATCGAGAGCCTCTCCGCCGGAGACGTCCCCTCGACGAAGACCGTGGTCGCGCTGCTCGACGGCATCGCCACGAGCAAGCACGTCCTCATCGTCCTGGAGCGCACCGACGAGGTCAGCCTCCGCAGCGTGCGCAACATCCCGACGGTCCACGTGCTGTCCTACGACCAGCTCAACGCGTACGACGTGCTCGTGAGCGACGACATCGTCTTCACGAAGGGCGCGTTCGACGCGTTCGTCGAGTCGAAGACGGCCAAGGAAGAGGTTGCCGCATGA
- the rplC gene encoding 50S ribosomal protein L3 yields the protein MSTANRTFTGLLGTKLGMTQVWDENNKLIPVTVVQITPNVVTQVRTPEVDGYGAIQIAYGQIDPRKADKPSTGHFDKAGVTPRRHLTEVRTADFAEYALGQEITVGAFEPGTKVDVVGTSKGKGFAGVMKRHNFKGVSASHGSHRNHRKPGSIGASSTPSRVFKGMRMAGRMGGERVTVLNLVVHSVDAEKGLLLVKGAVPGARGRIVFVRNAVKGK from the coding sequence ATGTCTACCGCTAACAGGACTTTCACCGGTCTGCTCGGCACGAAGCTGGGCATGACGCAGGTGTGGGACGAGAACAACAAGCTCATCCCCGTGACCGTCGTGCAGATCACCCCGAACGTCGTCACCCAGGTGCGCACGCCCGAGGTCGACGGCTACGGCGCGATCCAGATCGCCTACGGCCAGATCGACCCCCGCAAGGCCGACAAGCCGAGCACCGGCCACTTCGACAAGGCCGGCGTCACGCCGCGCCGCCACCTCACCGAGGTGCGCACGGCCGACTTCGCCGAGTACGCGCTCGGCCAGGAGATCACGGTCGGCGCCTTCGAGCCCGGCACCAAGGTCGACGTCGTCGGCACCAGCAAGGGCAAGGGCTTCGCCGGCGTCATGAAGCGCCACAACTTCAAGGGCGTCTCCGCGTCGCACGGTTCGCACCGCAACCACCGCAAGCCCGGTTCCATCGGCGCCTCCTCGACCCCCAGCCGTGTCTTCAAGGGCATGCGCATGGCCGGTCGCATGGGTGGCGAGCGCGTCACCGTGCTGAACCTCGTCGTCCACAGCGTGGACGCCGAGAAGGGCCTCCTGCTCGTCAAGGGCGCAGTGCCCGGCGCGCGTGGCCGCATCGTCTTCGTCCGCAACGCAGTGAAGGGGAAGTAG
- the rpsS gene encoding 30S ribosomal protein S19, whose protein sequence is MPRSLKKGPFVDDHLLRKVISANEASSKNVIKTWSRRSMIIPAMLGHTIAVHDGRKHVPVFVTESMVGHKLGEFALTRTFRGHVKDDKKGRRR, encoded by the coding sequence ATGCCACGCAGTCTGAAGAAGGGCCCCTTCGTCGACGACCACCTGCTCCGCAAGGTGATCTCGGCGAACGAGGCCAGCAGCAAGAACGTGATCAAGACCTGGTCGCGCCGCTCGATGATCATCCCGGCGATGCTGGGTCACACCATCGCGGTGCACGACGGTCGCAAGCACGTCCCGGTGTTCGTCACCGAGTCGATGGTGGGCCACAAGCTCGGCGAGTTCGCTCTCACGCGCACCTTCCGCGGCCACGTGAAGGACGACAAGAAGGGTCGTCGTCGCTAA
- the rpsC gene encoding 30S ribosomal protein S3 encodes MGQKVNPYGFRLGITTDHVSRWFSDSTKKGQRYSDYVAEDVRIRTMLKTSLDRAGVARIEIERTRDRVRVDIYTARPGIVIGRRGVEAERIRADLEKLTGKQIQLNILEVKNPEAEAQLVAQGIAEQLAGRVAFRRAMRKGLQGAQRAGAKGVRIQVSGRLGGAEMSRSEFYREGRVPLHTLRANIDYGFYEARTSFGRIGVKVWVYKGDITNKDLAREQANQKSSRPERRNDRSDGRTGDRRTNAPRTAPAAEAAPVAAAGVEA; translated from the coding sequence ATGGGACAGAAGGTCAACCCGTACGGGTTCCGTCTCGGGATCACCACCGACCACGTGTCGCGTTGGTTCTCGGACAGCACGAAGAAGGGGCAGCGTTACAGCGACTACGTCGCCGAGGACGTGCGCATCCGCACCATGCTCAAGACGAGCCTCGACCGCGCCGGAGTGGCGCGCATCGAGATCGAGCGCACCCGTGACCGTGTCCGCGTGGACATCTACACGGCCCGCCCGGGCATCGTCATCGGCCGCCGCGGCGTCGAGGCCGAGCGCATCCGCGCCGACCTCGAGAAGCTCACGGGCAAGCAGATCCAGCTGAACATCCTCGAGGTGAAGAACCCCGAGGCCGAGGCGCAGCTGGTCGCCCAGGGCATCGCCGAGCAGCTCGCGGGTCGCGTGGCGTTCCGCCGCGCGATGCGCAAGGGCCTGCAGGGCGCCCAGCGCGCCGGCGCCAAGGGCGTCCGCATCCAGGTGTCGGGCCGCCTCGGCGGCGCCGAGATGAGCCGGTCGGAGTTCTACCGGGAGGGCCGCGTGCCGCTGCACACCCTCCGCGCGAACATCGACTACGGCTTCTACGAGGCCCGCACCTCCTTCGGCCGCATCGGCGTGAAGGTCTGGGTCTACAAGGGCGACATCACCAACAAGGATCTCGCTCGCGAGCAGGCGAACCAGAAGTCGTCGCGCCCCGAGCGCCGTAACGACCGTTCCGACGGTCGAACCGGGGATCGCCGCACCAACGCGCCGCGCACCGCGCCGGCCGCCGAGGCAGCGCCGGTCGCCGCAGCAGGAGTTGAGGCGTAA
- the rpsL gene encoding 30S ribosomal protein S12, with product MPTIQQLVRKGRTPKVVKTKAPALKANPQQRGVCTRVYTTTPKKPNSALRKVARVKLSNGQEVTAYIPGEGHNLQEHSMVLVRGGRVKDLPGVRYKIVRGALDTQAVKNRKQARSRYGAKMEKK from the coding sequence GTGCCAACCATCCAGCAGCTGGTCCGCAAGGGCCGCACGCCCAAGGTCGTCAAGACCAAGGCGCCCGCCCTGAAGGCCAACCCCCAGCAGCGGGGCGTCTGCACCCGCGTGTACACGACCACCCCGAAGAAGCCGAACTCGGCTCTCCGCAAGGTCGCCCGCGTCAAGCTCAGCAACGGCCAGGAGGTCACGGCCTACATCCCCGGTGAGGGCCACAACCTCCAGGAGCACTCCATGGTGCTCGTCCGCGGCGGTCGCGTGAAGGACCTCCCCGGCGTGCGCTACAAGATCGTCCGCGGCGCGCTCGACACCCAGGCCGTGAAGAACCGCAAGCAGGCTCGCAGCCGGTACGGCGCGAAGATGGAGAAGAAGTAA
- a CDS encoding amino acid ABC transporter permease — MSREWDLFWSSFGPLALETVRGTIPLALVTFALGLAIALGLALMRLYGNRLVSGIARSYISVVRGTPLLVQLFVIFYGLPSIGVVLPPWPSAVIALSVNVGGYAAEIIRASILSVPRGQWEAGHTIGMSRAMTLRRIIVPQAARVSVPPLSNTFISLVKDTSLASVILVTELFKQAQLIASSTFEYMLLYLEAALIYWLVCLVLSFAQTRLERRLDRYVAH; from the coding sequence ATGTCGAGGGAGTGGGACCTGTTCTGGTCGTCCTTCGGGCCGCTCGCGCTCGAGACGGTCCGCGGCACCATCCCCCTGGCCCTCGTCACGTTCGCCCTCGGGCTCGCGATCGCGCTGGGCCTCGCGCTCATGCGCCTCTACGGCAACCGGCTCGTCTCCGGCATCGCGCGCTCCTACATCTCGGTCGTGCGGGGCACGCCGCTCCTGGTGCAGCTGTTCGTGATCTTCTACGGGCTGCCGTCCATCGGCGTCGTGCTCCCGCCGTGGCCGAGCGCGGTCATCGCCCTGTCGGTCAACGTCGGCGGCTACGCGGCGGAGATCATCCGGGCGTCGATCCTCTCCGTCCCGCGCGGGCAGTGGGAGGCCGGACACACCATCGGCATGTCCCGCGCGATGACGCTCCGGCGGATCATCGTGCCGCAGGCCGCCCGGGTGTCCGTCCCGCCGCTGTCGAACACGTTCATCAGCCTGGTGAAGGACACGTCCCTCGCCTCGGTGATCCTCGTGACCGAGCTCTTCAAGCAGGCGCAGCTCATCGCGTCCTCCACGTTCGAGTACATGCTGCTGTACCTGGAGGCGGCGCTGATCTACTGGCTCGTCTGCCTCGTGCTCTCGTTCGCGCAGACCCGCCTCGAGAGGAGGCTCGACCGGTATGTCGCCCACTGA
- the rplB gene encoding 50S ribosomal protein L2, with protein MAIRKYKPTTPGRRGSSVADFVEITRSTPEKSLLRPLSKTGGRNNQGRITTRHIGGGHKRQYRVIDFKRNDKDGVIATVAHIEYDPNRTARIALLHFIDGTKRYILAPNKLKQGDKIESGATADIKPGNNLPLRNIPTGTVIHAIELRPGGGAKMARSAGASVRLVAKDGPYAQLRLPSGEIRNVDARCRATIGEVGNGEQSNINWGKAGRMRWKGVRPTVRGVAMNPVDHPHGGGEGKTSGGRHPVSPWGQKEGRTRHINKPSDKLIVRRRNAGKKRK; from the coding sequence ATGGCTATTCGCAAGTACAAGCCCACGACCCCGGGTCGTCGCGGTTCGTCCGTCGCCGACTTCGTGGAGATCACGCGCTCGACGCCCGAGAAGTCGCTGCTCCGCCCGCTCTCCAAGACCGGTGGCCGCAACAACCAGGGTCGGATCACGACCCGTCACATCGGTGGTGGCCACAAGCGCCAGTACCGCGTGATCGACTTCAAGCGCAACGACAAGGACGGCGTCATCGCGACCGTCGCCCACATCGAGTACGACCCCAACCGCACGGCGCGCATCGCGCTCCTGCACTTCATCGACGGCACGAAGCGCTACATCCTCGCGCCGAACAAGCTGAAGCAGGGCGACAAGATCGAGTCGGGCGCCACGGCCGACATCAAGCCCGGCAACAACCTGCCGCTGCGCAACATCCCGACGGGTACCGTCATCCACGCCATCGAGCTCCGCCCCGGCGGCGGCGCGAAGATGGCCCGCTCCGCCGGCGCCTCCGTGCGCCTCGTGGCGAAGGACGGCCCCTACGCCCAGCTGCGTCTCCCCTCGGGCGAGATCCGCAACGTCGATGCGCGCTGCCGCGCCACCATCGGCGAGGTCGGCAACGGCGAGCAGTCCAACATCAACTGGGGCAAGGCCGGCCGCATGCGCTGGAAGGGCGTCCGCCCGACCGTCCGCGGTGTCGCCATGAACCCGGTCGACCACCCGCACGGTGGTGGTGAGGGCAAGACCTCCGGTGGTCGCCACCCGGTCAGCCCGTGGGGCCAGAAGGAAGGCCGCACGCGCCACATCAACAAGCCCAGCGACAAGCTCATCGTTCGCCGCCGCAACGCCGGCAAGAAGCGCAAGTAG
- the rplW gene encoding 50S ribosomal protein L23, which yields MSATQKDPRDIIIAPVVSEKSYGLIDQGKYTFIVDPRSNKTEIKLAIEKIFGVQVASVNTLNKQGKTRRTKFGLGKRKDTKRAIVSLKSGSIDIFTTVG from the coding sequence ATGAGCGCCACCCAGAAGGACCCCCGCGACATCATCATCGCGCCGGTCGTCTCCGAGAAGAGCTACGGCCTGATCGACCAGGGCAAGTACACGTTCATCGTGGACCCCCGCTCGAACAAGACCGAGATCAAGCTCGCGATCGAGAAGATCTTCGGCGTGCAGGTCGCGTCGGTCAACACGCTCAACAAGCAGGGCAAGACGCGCCGCACGAAGTTCGGCCTGGGCAAGCGCAAGGACACCAAGCGCGCCATCGTCTCCCTCAAGTCGGGCTCCATCGACATCTTCACGACTGTCGGCTGA
- a CDS encoding DUF6121 family protein: MIPLLAAVLHVALVVCVFGFVALLGGDDVIPERDAGVLLGPSMVLSATLVFAGGLLRTTREADRERRIPVVPVLGWGAAAWLAYGIVGAVAYLVGGADVFASVAFAGRHLVDPFGIAVLGISALLGLGAVALAARGPASTV, encoded by the coding sequence GTGATCCCCCTCCTGGCCGCCGTCCTGCACGTCGCGCTCGTCGTGTGCGTCTTCGGCTTCGTCGCGCTGCTCGGCGGCGACGACGTGATCCCGGAGCGCGACGCGGGCGTCCTGCTCGGCCCGTCGATGGTGCTGAGCGCGACGCTGGTCTTCGCCGGCGGGCTCCTCCGCACCACGCGCGAGGCGGACCGCGAGCGCCGGATCCCCGTGGTCCCCGTGCTCGGCTGGGGTGCCGCCGCCTGGCTCGCCTACGGGATCGTGGGCGCCGTCGCCTACCTCGTCGGCGGCGCGGACGTGTTCGCGAGCGTCGCGTTCGCCGGCCGCCACCTCGTGGATCCGTTCGGGATCGCGGTGCTCGGGATCTCCGCCCTGCTGGGCCTCGGCGCGGTCGCCCTGGCCGCCCGGGGGCCCGCGTCCACCGTTTGA
- the rpsG gene encoding 30S ribosomal protein S7, with amino-acid sequence MPRKGPAPKRPVVADPVYGAPIVSQLVNKILLDGKKGLAERIVYDALAGVAAKNGQDAVVTLKKALDNVRPALEVRSRRVGGSTYQVPIEVKPHRANTLALRWLTTYAKSRREKTMTERLTNEILDASNGLGAAVKRREDTHKMAESNKAFAHYRW; translated from the coding sequence ATGCCTCGCAAGGGTCCCGCCCCCAAGCGCCCTGTCGTCGCAGATCCCGTCTACGGTGCGCCGATCGTCAGCCAGCTCGTCAACAAGATCCTGCTCGACGGCAAGAAGGGCCTCGCCGAGAGGATCGTCTACGACGCCCTCGCCGGCGTCGCCGCGAAGAACGGCCAGGACGCCGTCGTCACGCTGAAGAAGGCGCTCGACAACGTCCGCCCGGCCCTCGAGGTCCGCTCGCGCCGCGTGGGTGGCTCCACCTACCAGGTGCCGATCGAGGTCAAGCCGCACCGCGCGAACACCCTCGCGCTCCGCTGGCTCACGACGTACGCCAAGTCGCGTCGCGAGAAGACCATGACCGAGCGTCTCACCAACGAGATCCTCGACGCATCCAACGGCCTCGGTGCCGCGGTCAAGCGCCGCGAGGACACCCACAAGATGGCCGAGTCGAACAAGGCCTTCGCGCACTACCGCTGGTAG
- a CDS encoding amino acid ABC transporter substrate-binding protein produces MTLLSRIRPSLALTGLVAAAALGLAGCASGDAGTGSAPDASGTPAAASSLADVQAAGELVIGTEGTYSPFSFHEGSGSGALTGYDVEIATAVAEKLGVKPVFEETQFDGIFAGLEAGRWDVIANQISITDERQEVYAFSEPYTVSPGVIIVKGADSGISSFDDLAGKTTAQSLTSNWNELATESGAKVEAVEGFAQAVTLLQQGRVDATINDRLTLLDYQKQQGDSDLQVAAETEDPSLSALVFRKGSDDLVAAVDEALADLRADGTLAAISDEYFGADVTQ; encoded by the coding sequence ATGACGCTCCTGTCCCGCATCCGCCCGTCCCTCGCCCTCACCGGCCTCGTCGCCGCGGCCGCCCTCGGCCTCGCCGGCTGCGCGTCGGGCGACGCGGGCACCGGATCCGCGCCGGACGCCTCGGGCACCCCCGCCGCCGCGTCGAGCCTCGCCGACGTGCAGGCCGCGGGCGAGCTCGTCATCGGCACCGAGGGCACCTACTCGCCCTTCTCCTTCCACGAGGGCTCCGGCTCCGGCGCGCTCACCGGCTACGACGTCGAGATCGCCACGGCCGTCGCGGAGAAGCTCGGCGTGAAGCCGGTCTTCGAGGAGACCCAGTTCGACGGCATCTTCGCGGGCCTCGAGGCCGGCCGCTGGGACGTCATCGCCAACCAGATCTCCATCACGGACGAGCGCCAGGAGGTCTACGCGTTCTCCGAGCCGTACACCGTCTCGCCCGGCGTGATCATCGTCAAGGGCGCGGACTCGGGCATCTCCTCCTTCGACGACCTCGCCGGCAAGACCACGGCGCAGTCGCTCACGAGCAACTGGAACGAGCTGGCGACCGAGAGCGGCGCCAAGGTCGAGGCCGTCGAGGGCTTCGCCCAGGCCGTGACGCTGCTGCAGCAGGGCCGCGTCGACGCGACCATCAACGACCGCCTCACCCTCCTCGACTACCAGAAGCAGCAGGGCGACTCCGACCTGCAGGTGGCCGCCGAGACCGAGGACCCGTCGCTCAGCGCGCTCGTCTTCCGCAAGGGCAGCGACGACCTCGTGGCCGCGGTCGACGAGGCCCTCGCCGACCTCCGCGCCGACGGCACGCTGGCCGCGATCTCCGACGAGTACTTCGGCGCGGACGTCACGCAGTAG
- the rplV gene encoding 50S ribosomal protein L22, which yields MVESIARVRHIRVTPQKARRVVDMIRGKQAEEALAILKFAPQGASEPIYKLVASAMANARVKADASNSFLAEQDLYIAKAFVDEGTTLKRFQPRAQGRAFRINKRTSHITVVLATPDEADVASTTKKASK from the coding sequence ATGGTGGAGTCGATCGCACGCGTGCGTCACATCCGCGTCACCCCCCAGAAGGCCCGTCGCGTCGTGGACATGATCCGCGGGAAGCAGGCCGAGGAGGCCCTGGCCATCCTGAAGTTCGCGCCGCAGGGCGCGAGCGAGCCGATCTACAAGCTGGTGGCCTCGGCCATGGCGAACGCGCGGGTCAAGGCCGACGCGTCGAACAGCTTCCTCGCGGAGCAGGACCTCTACATCGCCAAGGCGTTCGTGGACGAGGGCACCACCCTCAAGCGGTTCCAGCCGCGCGCACAGGGTCGCGCATTCCGTATCAACAAGCGCACCAGCCACATCACGGTCGTCCTCGCGACGCCGGATGAGGCGGACGTGGCGTCGACCACGAAGAAGGCGAGCAAGTAA
- a CDS encoding DNA topoisomerase IB has protein sequence MVRLRRSDANGKGYTRKRSGKGWTYLDSDGNRMTDRELRARMEGLGIPPAWTDVWIAPYENGHVQATGVDSAGRRQYIYHPTWREQKDRIKFDRALQLAESLPSARRQVTMHLRQDGFTRERALAAGFRMLDTGSLRVGSERYTESNGSHGLTTLLCSHVTVHGDAVHLEFPAKSGQEWSSDIRDPDLVKVVRGLKRRGPNARLLAYKEGTTWHPLGAADINDYVRERTGGEFTAKDFRTLHGTVAAAISLAKHGPEETKGKRQRALAQAYRDAAEVLSNTPTIAKNSYVDPRLVDEYAHGRTIDPQRLGSGETELRNLLFR, from the coding sequence ATGGTCAGACTCCGTCGCAGCGACGCCAACGGCAAGGGCTATACGCGGAAGCGGTCCGGCAAGGGCTGGACCTACCTCGACTCCGACGGGAACCGGATGACCGACCGCGAGCTCCGTGCGCGCATGGAGGGCCTCGGCATCCCGCCCGCCTGGACCGACGTGTGGATCGCCCCGTACGAGAACGGCCACGTGCAGGCCACCGGCGTCGACAGCGCCGGGCGCCGGCAGTACATCTACCACCCGACCTGGCGCGAGCAGAAGGACCGGATCAAGTTCGACCGGGCGCTCCAGCTGGCCGAGTCGCTCCCGTCCGCGCGTCGGCAGGTGACCATGCACCTCCGCCAGGACGGGTTCACGCGCGAGCGCGCCCTCGCCGCCGGCTTCCGCATGCTCGACACCGGCAGCCTCCGGGTGGGCAGCGAGCGCTACACGGAGTCGAACGGCAGCCACGGGCTCACGACGCTGCTGTGCTCGCACGTCACCGTGCACGGCGACGCCGTGCACCTCGAGTTCCCCGCGAAGAGCGGTCAGGAGTGGTCGAGCGACATCCGCGACCCGGATCTCGTCAAGGTCGTGCGGGGGCTCAAGCGCCGCGGTCCGAACGCCCGCCTCCTGGCCTACAAGGAGGGGACGACCTGGCACCCGCTCGGCGCCGCCGACATCAACGACTACGTGCGGGAGCGCACCGGCGGGGAGTTCACCGCCAAGGACTTCCGCACACTGCACGGCACGGTCGCCGCGGCGATCAGCCTCGCGAAGCACGGGCCCGAGGAGACGAAGGGCAAGCGGCAGAGGGCGCTCGCGCAGGCGTACCGGGATGCGGCCGAGGTCCTGAGCAACACCCCCACGATCGCGAAGAACAGCTACGTGGATCCGCGGCTCGTCGACGAGTACGCGCACGGCCGGACGATCGACCCGCAGCGCCTCGGGTCGGGGGAGACGGAGCTCCGGAACCTGCTGTTCCGCTGA